Proteins from a genomic interval of Nitrospina gracilis Nb-211:
- a CDS encoding insulinase family protein, with protein MSFEVDCSYHGFRLKKQEKLKELNSLALFFEHEKTGAELLVMENDDDNKVFSATFRTPPFNDTGVAHILEHSVLCGSKKFPVKEPFVELMKGSLQTFLNAMTFPDKTMYPVASRNRKDFFNLMTVYLDAVFYPKITEDIFKQEGWHYELDAPDGDITYKGVVYNEMKGVFSNPESVLDRHLAHSLFPKTPYGHESGGDPLRIPQLTYDEFKEFHRKYYHPTNSRLFIYGDGDTNEYLKYLNEEYLIHFDRLEVDSHIELQRRFSKPKWKDVPYAVSKSESVVKKTYVVAGMKLGKSTDYEHCLAMEILSYILLGTSAAPLRKALLQSNLGTEVIGGGFDDNRAETLFAVGMKGAEREDAQKILDLIFSTLKDLAENGIDENQVKASVNTIDFKLREANFGGFPKGIVYNIQALGSWLYDADPMGHLKYEKLMKKIKKKMNEGYFEALIKKHLLDNNHRSVLVLYPKPGLGDRQDAKVRKALREMKSSLSDKDIEKLIAETKALQEMQMAPDTPEALATLPRLHLNDVEKRVPKFPCEVKRKDKPTVLLHDLFTNDIAYTQICFGTNAVPQEQIQYLGLLGRLILGMGTKKRDYVEMSQQIGIHTGGIAPSHYSSVTFNDRSRLLSYLNFSGTVLMEKLDALFDLYAELFTERDFSNTDRLVEIIRSAKANMETSIVPHGNQYVLSRLQAYHSRLGRYDEWTDGLTYFRFLEDLYRRVEKDPAAVADEFRQVADKVIHRGNMLVNITSPAKDFSRIDKRVKHLTEILPEATHPSVDYKFEAPAPNEGFMTTSTVQYVGKGANLYQLGYKYSGKFEVVKALLRTAFLWDRIRVQGGAYGSMINFDLYTGDLGLVSYRDPNLGETLDVYDEIGDFLANLDLPGEELEKIIIGCIGKMDPPLTPDRKGSISRAEYLTGMTQEFKERRLDEVMSTTLDDVRGYADLFHAVKEKGSVCVLGNAARIKKDASRFDHLVDVFK; from the coding sequence GGAGAACGACGATGACAACAAGGTGTTCAGCGCCACTTTCCGCACGCCACCTTTCAACGACACCGGCGTGGCGCATATTCTGGAACACAGCGTGCTGTGCGGCTCCAAGAAATTCCCGGTCAAGGAACCGTTCGTCGAACTCATGAAGGGAAGCCTTCAGACGTTTCTGAACGCGATGACCTTTCCCGATAAAACCATGTATCCGGTGGCCAGCAGAAACCGTAAGGATTTTTTCAACCTGATGACGGTATACCTCGATGCGGTGTTTTATCCCAAAATCACCGAGGATATTTTCAAACAGGAAGGCTGGCATTACGAGCTGGATGCTCCGGACGGCGACATCACTTACAAGGGGGTGGTGTACAACGAGATGAAGGGCGTGTTCTCCAATCCCGAAAGCGTACTCGACCGGCACCTGGCGCACTCGTTGTTTCCGAAAACGCCTTACGGGCATGAGTCCGGCGGCGATCCCCTGCGTATTCCGCAGTTGACGTATGACGAGTTCAAGGAATTTCATCGTAAATACTACCACCCGACGAACAGCCGCCTTTTCATTTACGGCGACGGCGATACCAACGAATACCTCAAATACCTGAACGAGGAGTACCTGATCCATTTCGACCGGCTGGAGGTGGACTCGCATATCGAACTACAACGCCGGTTCAGCAAGCCCAAATGGAAGGATGTGCCGTACGCCGTTTCCAAAAGCGAGTCCGTGGTAAAGAAAACCTATGTCGTGGCGGGCATGAAACTGGGGAAGTCCACGGATTACGAACACTGCCTGGCTATGGAAATCCTGAGCTACATCCTGCTCGGCACCTCCGCCGCGCCGCTTCGCAAGGCTCTGCTTCAATCCAACCTGGGGACGGAGGTCATCGGCGGCGGTTTCGATGACAACCGTGCGGAGACGCTGTTCGCTGTCGGCATGAAGGGTGCGGAGCGTGAGGACGCGCAGAAGATCCTCGATCTTATTTTCAGCACGCTCAAGGACCTGGCGGAAAACGGCATCGACGAAAACCAGGTGAAGGCCTCGGTCAACACCATCGACTTCAAACTGCGCGAGGCGAATTTCGGCGGCTTTCCGAAAGGCATTGTGTACAACATACAGGCTTTGGGATCGTGGCTGTACGACGCTGACCCAATGGGGCATTTGAAGTACGAAAAGCTGATGAAGAAGATCAAAAAGAAAATGAACGAGGGTTATTTCGAGGCGCTCATCAAAAAACACCTGCTCGACAACAATCACCGCAGTGTGTTGGTGCTGTACCCGAAACCGGGGCTCGGCGATAGACAGGACGCGAAAGTGAGGAAGGCCCTGCGCGAAATGAAATCCAGCCTCTCTGACAAGGACATCGAAAAACTGATCGCGGAAACCAAGGCCCTGCAGGAAATGCAGATGGCGCCGGACACGCCGGAGGCGCTGGCGACTCTGCCACGCCTGCATTTGAACGACGTCGAGAAAAGGGTGCCGAAGTTTCCCTGTGAGGTGAAGCGGAAAGACAAGCCAACGGTTCTGCTCCACGACCTGTTCACCAATGACATCGCCTACACGCAGATCTGTTTCGGCACCAACGCGGTGCCGCAGGAACAGATTCAGTACCTGGGTTTGCTGGGACGCCTGATCCTGGGCATGGGCACGAAGAAACGCGACTACGTGGAGATGTCGCAACAGATCGGCATCCACACCGGAGGCATTGCGCCCTCGCATTATTCTTCCGTCACCTTCAACGACCGCAGCCGCCTGCTCTCGTACCTCAACTTCAGCGGCACCGTGCTGATGGAAAAACTCGATGCGCTGTTCGATCTGTACGCGGAGCTGTTCACCGAGCGCGACTTCAGCAATACCGACCGGCTGGTGGAGATCATCCGCAGTGCCAAGGCGAACATGGAGACGTCGATCGTGCCTCATGGCAACCAGTATGTGTTGTCTCGCCTGCAGGCGTATCATTCGCGGCTGGGCCGGTACGACGAATGGACCGATGGCCTCACCTACTTCCGGTTTTTGGAAGACCTGTACAGGCGCGTGGAGAAAGACCCGGCAGCGGTGGCGGACGAGTTCCGGCAGGTGGCGGACAAAGTGATCCACCGCGGCAACATGCTGGTCAACATCACCTCTCCGGCCAAGGATTTTTCAAGGATCGACAAGCGGGTGAAGCACCTGACGGAAATTCTGCCGGAGGCAACGCATCCGAGCGTGGATTACAAATTCGAAGCCCCCGCGCCGAACGAAGGGTTCATGACCACCAGCACCGTGCAGTATGTTGGCAAGGGCGCGAACCTGTACCAGTTGGGTTACAAATACTCCGGCAAGTTCGAGGTGGTGAAAGCCTTGTTGCGCACGGCGTTTCTGTGGGACCGCATCCGCGTGCAGGGTGGGGCGTACGGAAGCATGATCAACTTCGACCTGTACACGGGCGACTTGGGATTGGTTTCCTACCGCGACCCGAACCTGGGCGAAACGCTGGACGTGTACGACGAGATCGGCGATTTCCTCGCCAACCTCGATCTCCCCGGCGAGGAACTGGAAAAAATCATCATCGGGTGCATCGGCAAGATGGACCCGCCGCTCACCCCGGACCGCAAGGGTTCCATTTCCCGCGCGGAATACCTGACCGGCATGACGCAGGAGTTCAAGGAGCGGCGGCTGGACGAAGTGATGTCCACGACGCTGGACGACGTGCGCGGTTACGCCGATCTGTTCCACGCGGTGAAGGAAAAGGGTTCCGTGTGCGTGCTCGGCAACGCCGCGCGCATCAAAAAAGACGCGTCGCGGTTCGACCACCTGGTGGACGTGTTCAAATGA
- a CDS encoding SprT-like domain-containing protein codes for MTATATTPSQSTTIKPGTVVLGEGRFSGGDAYRALFRIRKGGFEYLGQVNVHLGEEGVRLEMFNANYFGLFEAEAEVVTATLERTLLNQLLGRDALNDRFRDVIHSRLEESILQPLEPLPAIKEEADPRDLQGIFDRLNAEYFEGKVEAGIEWSKETRIANRRSVKFGSYDARKKLIRIHPRLKQDFVPIPVLELTVFHEMCHQAVPPVRQNGQWKTHHREFKAREKEYKHYKEAMQWEKKHWAKLLAPSPSE; via the coding sequence ATGACCGCCACCGCAACCACCCCATCCCAATCCACAACCATCAAACCCGGCACCGTGGTGCTCGGCGAGGGCCGGTTTTCCGGCGGCGACGCCTACCGCGCTCTGTTCCGCATCAGAAAAGGCGGATTTGAGTACCTGGGCCAGGTGAACGTGCACCTGGGGGAGGAAGGGGTGCGCCTCGAAATGTTCAATGCCAACTATTTCGGACTGTTCGAGGCGGAAGCGGAAGTGGTGACCGCCACTTTGGAGAGGACCCTGCTCAACCAGCTTCTGGGCCGCGATGCCCTGAACGACCGCTTCCGTGACGTCATCCACTCGCGGCTGGAAGAATCCATCCTGCAACCGCTGGAGCCGTTGCCCGCAATCAAAGAGGAGGCTGACCCACGCGACTTGCAGGGCATTTTCGACCGTTTGAATGCCGAATATTTTGAAGGCAAGGTGGAGGCCGGCATTGAGTGGTCGAAAGAAACCAGGATCGCCAACCGGCGTTCGGTGAAGTTTGGGTCCTACGACGCCAGGAAGAAGCTGATCCGCATTCACCCCCGTCTCAAGCAGGACTTCGTGCCGATTCCGGTGCTGGAGTTGACGGTGTTTCATGAGATGTGCCACCAGGCCGTTCCCCCGGTGCGCCAGAATGGGCAGTGGAAAACCCACCACAGAGAGTTCAAGGCGCGCGAAAAAGAGTACAAGCATTACAAGGAAGCGATGCAGTGGGAAAAGAAGCACTGGGCCAAACTGCTCGCCCCTTCCCCTTCCGAATGA
- a CDS encoding PAS domain-containing sensor histidine kinase: protein MPKQRARVRSGLKNKLIAMVIGVGTIPLVLAMAWSFFQGNASLTQVIGSSFKALAYETSTKIDLLIKDEFQKMRHWASHPTLIVNVKGNNRTTPEPANSLNDITAAPLTYKDILENGASRVLQNFLRDDLSAVESTKALFVTDASGNLVATINDYPDRDNRSRRTWQGVMMQGLPEAFGRLHYDPKLKTHLFEIAVPIRTRDRMRMGVLHRLYSSKRFFSPSIENILFGQTGHVMLINSNGVVLDCPILPTGHQLSEPDLVSRVTGPEASWAETQSDGHGSHRLSIIGYSPLSFSNKIISGTKGPRLYTFAWQSSEELFAPTQKLLGWMAAAGFVSVLLIAAMGSLAANRIVRPIRQLQKTAESIGRGESVQPLQIKTGDEIELLAEEINIMNALLRKTFTGLEQQVEEKSREVIYLREYTESILMSVPESILTFDASLRIEYANPAFEKITGLQRQSYIGKHLQEVPVKHHEEWTFLAMELKNYSTGQPPKLQHTPNEGYRAKDPLAPTASHTKEWQPTIKLGDLYFAYQFFDMKFKQKDGRRIGLIMKNITEEKKLLEQLTKADKLSGLGTLTAGIAHEMNNPLYSIMGYTEAIVDQATEPKIKTYAQKVLDRSRHMANVILNMSGYARTNEKDSDQTVNINERIDAALDIALLDSYSDDIALEKHYGNLPKLKARPEELQQVFLNIVRNAVQAMEGKGTLTIKTFRENGNITISIRDTGPGIPEEHLSRIFDPFFTTKEQGSGTGLGLNIVHRVVEKYGGRIDVKSQTGKGTTFVIRLPISLASTNAPQESAQGGQPA from the coding sequence TTGCCCAAACAACGGGCCCGCGTTCGGTCCGGGCTCAAAAACAAACTGATCGCCATGGTCATCGGGGTGGGCACCATTCCTTTGGTCCTGGCCATGGCGTGGTCGTTTTTCCAGGGCAACGCCTCGCTGACGCAGGTCATTGGCTCCAGCTTCAAAGCGCTGGCCTACGAAACGTCCACCAAGATCGACCTGTTGATCAAGGATGAGTTTCAAAAGATGCGGCATTGGGCGTCGCACCCCACCCTCATCGTCAACGTCAAGGGAAACAACCGCACCACGCCCGAACCCGCCAATTCGTTGAACGACATCACGGCGGCGCCCCTCACCTACAAGGATATCCTGGAAAACGGCGCGAGCCGCGTCCTTCAGAATTTTCTGCGTGACGATCTGAGCGCAGTGGAATCCACTAAAGCTCTGTTTGTCACCGATGCGTCCGGCAACCTGGTCGCCACCATCAACGATTACCCGGATCGCGACAACCGGTCGCGCCGGACCTGGCAGGGTGTGATGATGCAGGGCTTGCCCGAAGCATTCGGCCGACTGCATTACGATCCCAAACTGAAGACCCACCTGTTTGAAATCGCCGTGCCCATCCGCACCCGGGATCGCATGCGCATGGGCGTTCTGCACCGCCTGTATTCCAGCAAACGTTTTTTTTCGCCGTCGATTGAAAACATCCTGTTCGGACAAACCGGGCATGTGATGCTGATCAACTCCAACGGCGTGGTGCTGGATTGCCCCATTCTGCCGACAGGTCACCAGTTGAGCGAGCCTGACCTGGTGTCGCGGGTAACGGGCCCGGAAGCGAGCTGGGCGGAGACCCAAAGCGACGGTCACGGCAGTCACCGCCTGTCCATCATCGGCTACTCGCCTCTGTCTTTCTCCAACAAGATCATCTCCGGCACCAAGGGACCGCGCCTGTACACGTTCGCGTGGCAATCTTCGGAAGAACTGTTCGCACCCACGCAAAAACTCCTGGGCTGGATGGCCGCGGCGGGATTCGTCTCTGTTCTGCTCATCGCGGCGATGGGATCGCTGGCCGCCAACCGCATCGTGCGGCCTATCCGCCAACTTCAAAAAACAGCGGAGTCCATCGGCCGCGGCGAATCGGTGCAACCGCTCCAGATCAAAACCGGAGATGAGATCGAACTGCTGGCGGAAGAAATCAACATCATGAACGCGCTGTTACGCAAGACGTTCACCGGCCTCGAACAACAGGTCGAGGAAAAAAGCCGGGAAGTGATCTACCTGCGCGAATATACGGAAAGCATCCTGATGAGCGTGCCGGAGTCCATTTTGACCTTCGACGCCAGTCTGCGTATCGAATACGCCAATCCCGCATTTGAAAAAATCACGGGGCTCCAACGGCAGAGTTACATCGGCAAACACCTTCAGGAGGTGCCCGTGAAGCACCATGAGGAATGGACCTTCCTGGCCATGGAACTGAAAAACTACAGCACGGGGCAACCGCCCAAGCTCCAGCACACGCCGAACGAAGGTTACCGGGCCAAGGACCCTCTGGCACCCACCGCCTCCCATACGAAAGAATGGCAGCCGACCATCAAGCTGGGTGATCTCTATTTCGCCTACCAGTTCTTCGACATGAAGTTCAAGCAGAAGGATGGACGGCGCATCGGCCTCATCATGAAAAACATCACGGAAGAGAAAAAACTGCTCGAGCAGTTGACCAAGGCAGACAAGCTTTCGGGCTTGGGTACGCTGACGGCGGGCATCGCCCACGAGATGAACAACCCGCTTTACTCCATCATGGGATACACCGAGGCCATCGTGGACCAGGCCACGGAACCAAAGATCAAGACCTATGCGCAGAAAGTGCTGGACCGTTCCCGCCACATGGCAAACGTCATTCTGAACATGTCCGGTTACGCCCGCACCAACGAAAAGGATTCGGATCAGACGGTCAACATCAACGAACGCATCGACGCCGCGCTCGACATCGCCCTGCTGGACTCATATTCGGATGACATCGCGCTCGAAAAACACTATGGGAACCTGCCGAAGCTCAAGGCCAGACCGGAGGAACTGCAACAGGTTTTCCTGAACATTGTGCGCAACGCGGTGCAGGCCATGGAGGGCAAAGGCACCCTCACCATCAAAACCTTCCGGGAAAACGGCAACATCACCATCTCCATCCGCGACACCGGACCGGGCATTCCAGAAGAACACCTTTCGCGCATTTTCGATCCGTTCTTCACCACCAAGGAGCAAGGCTCCGGGACGGGACTGGGGCTCAACATCGTGCATCGGGTGGTTGAGAAATATGGCGGGCGCATCGATGTGAAATCCCAAACCGGCAAGGGGACGACATTCGTCATCCGACTGCCCATTTCACTGGCCTCGACCAATGCACCGCAGGAGTCCGCCCAAGGCGGTCAACCCGCCTGA
- the proC gene encoding pyrroline-5-carboxylate reductase — MLTNKRIGFIGGGNMAEAMIKGLLSASFIEAKNLMASDMVVERLEFLKREFKIKTTTDNHELVQKNDIIILAVKPQAVKAVCTGIHEQIDEKKLVISVAAGVPIHAIETLLNPEADKKVGVVRTMPNTPALVQAGVTALSASDHVSKSDLKVAHRIFEAVGRTVDVPEAQLDAVTGLSGSGPAYIFMIIEALSDAGVKMGLSRDVSNILTLQTVLGSAKLAQESGRHPGELKDMVCSPGGTTISGLHWLEKGGLRTTLINAVEAATQRSIELGRNAEKKQNGNDSQ; from the coding sequence GTGCTGACCAACAAACGAATCGGGTTCATCGGCGGGGGCAACATGGCGGAGGCCATGATCAAAGGCCTGTTGTCCGCGTCGTTCATCGAAGCAAAAAACTTGATGGCGTCGGACATGGTGGTCGAACGCCTGGAGTTTCTGAAACGCGAGTTCAAAATCAAAACCACCACGGACAACCATGAACTCGTTCAGAAAAACGACATCATCATCCTCGCCGTCAAACCGCAGGCGGTGAAGGCGGTGTGCACGGGCATTCACGAGCAGATCGATGAGAAAAAGCTGGTGATCTCTGTCGCCGCGGGCGTGCCCATTCACGCCATCGAAACCCTGCTGAACCCGGAGGCGGATAAAAAAGTCGGTGTGGTGCGTACCATGCCGAACACGCCGGCGCTCGTGCAGGCGGGGGTCACGGCGTTGTCGGCGAGCGATCATGTGAGCAAAAGCGACCTCAAAGTCGCGCACCGCATCTTTGAAGCCGTCGGCCGTACGGTGGACGTGCCGGAAGCGCAGTTGGATGCGGTGACCGGATTGAGCGGAAGCGGCCCGGCTTACATATTCATGATCATCGAGGCGCTGTCGGACGCGGGGGTGAAGATGGGCCTGTCGCGCGACGTGTCGAACATCCTCACCCTGCAGACGGTGCTCGGTTCCGCCAAGCTGGCGCAGGAAAGCGGCCGTCATCCGGGTGAGCTGAAAGACATGGTGTGTTCGCCCGGCGGTACCACCATCTCCGGTCTGCACTGGCTGGAAAAAGGCGGCCTTCGTACGACGCTCATCAACGCCGTGGAAGCGGCGACGCAACGGTCCATCGAACTCGGCCGCAACGCGGAAAAGAAACAAAACGGAAACGATTCTCAATAA
- a CDS encoding YggS family pyridoxal phosphate-dependent enzyme, with protein sequence MTSLTDNFASVRRRITQAALRSGRDPESVHLVAVSKTVPVERIREAKEAGAEVFGENKVQEAVPKIEVIGSEGCRWHFIGHLQKNKVKYVVGRFDLVHSVDSLELAEKLSAESEKRGVVTPVLIQVNVSGEASKFGIDPQHLEGLLRRSGALSGIAVKGLMTIPPYTPDEEEARKHFANLRALRDRMRKQNIPGVSLDELSMGMSHDFEIAIEEGATWVRVGTAIFGERTG encoded by the coding sequence ATGACTTCTCTTACGGATAACTTCGCTTCGGTTCGCCGGCGTATCACGCAGGCCGCTCTTCGTTCCGGGCGCGACCCGGAGTCGGTGCATCTCGTCGCTGTGAGCAAAACCGTACCGGTGGAACGCATTCGCGAAGCGAAGGAAGCGGGCGCGGAGGTATTCGGCGAAAATAAGGTGCAGGAAGCGGTGCCCAAAATCGAAGTGATCGGCAGCGAAGGTTGCCGCTGGCATTTCATCGGACATTTGCAGAAAAATAAAGTAAAGTATGTGGTCGGACGTTTCGACCTGGTGCATTCCGTGGACAGCCTGGAGCTGGCCGAAAAACTGAGCGCTGAAAGTGAAAAGCGGGGCGTCGTCACCCCCGTCCTCATCCAGGTCAACGTCTCCGGCGAGGCGTCGAAGTTCGGCATCGATCCCCAACATCTCGAAGGTCTGTTGCGCCGGTCCGGAGCGCTGTCCGGCATTGCGGTGAAAGGATTGATGACCATTCCGCCGTACACGCCGGACGAGGAAGAGGCGCGAAAGCATTTTGCGAACCTTCGTGCCCTGCGCGACCGCATGCGGAAGCAGAATATTCCCGGCGTGTCGCTGGACGAATTGTCGATGGGCATGTCCCACGATTTCGAAATTGCCATCGAGGAAGGCGCCACCTGGGTGCGTGTGGGCACGGCCATCTTCGGTGAACGCACCGGCTGA
- a CDS encoding response regulator, whose protein sequence is MVTGKILVIDDEQDVRDVIRLQLEQHGLHVLEAENGEEAIKVLHSENNLVNIGVILCDIRMPKINGIEAIDYLKKNAPGIPIVVITGYPDTELAVGLMRKGVKDYLVKPVEKERLFKVVDQLIAAGKDFEY, encoded by the coding sequence ATGGTTACCGGAAAAATTTTGGTCATTGATGACGAACAGGATGTCCGGGATGTCATTCGTCTGCAACTGGAACAGCACGGTCTGCACGTGCTGGAAGCGGAAAACGGGGAGGAAGCCATTAAGGTCCTCCATTCTGAAAACAATCTGGTCAACATCGGCGTGATTCTGTGCGACATTCGCATGCCCAAGATCAACGGCATCGAAGCGATCGACTATCTCAAGAAAAACGCCCCGGGAATCCCAATTGTGGTGATCACCGGTTACCCGGATACGGAATTGGCCGTCGGTTTGATGAGAAAGGGAGTCAAGGACTACCTGGTAAAACCTGTCGAGAAGGAAAGGCTGTTCAAGGTGGTGGATCAACTGATCGCCGCCGGCAAGGATTTCGAGTATTGA
- the tpx gene encoding thiol peroxidase, with translation MKKSIALILASVFTTALLATTLSARTGFHVTMGGKPLTLMGEPLQVNEPLPDVQLPDAGLNMVSLKDGFKGKVTIVSIVPSIDTRVCEKQTHILSEENKGLDETARLVTISRDLPFAQQRFAREAKIHNILFLSDYREATFGKASGLLIGENRLLARAVLVLDKNGIIRYMEVVPDLGQLPDMERAFETARSLT, from the coding sequence ATGAAAAAATCCATCGCTTTGATTTTGGCTTCTGTCTTCACCACGGCCCTCCTGGCCACCACCCTTTCCGCGCGGACCGGATTTCACGTCACCATGGGCGGCAAGCCGCTGACGTTGATGGGCGAGCCGTTGCAAGTCAATGAACCCCTGCCGGACGTGCAACTGCCCGATGCGGGCCTCAACATGGTGAGTCTGAAAGACGGCTTCAAGGGCAAGGTGACGATCGTCAGCATCGTGCCGTCGATCGACACCCGGGTGTGCGAGAAGCAGACGCACATTCTGAGCGAGGAAAACAAGGGGCTGGATGAAACGGCGCGGCTCGTGACCATCAGCCGCGACCTGCCGTTCGCGCAACAGCGCTTCGCCCGCGAGGCCAAGATCCACAACATCCTGTTTCTGTCGGATTACCGTGAGGCCACCTTCGGCAAGGCCAGCGGCCTGCTGATCGGCGAGAACCGCCTGCTGGCCCGCGCCGTGCTGGTACTGGACAAGAACGGCATCATCCGCTACATGGAAGTGGTGCCGGACCTCGGCCAACTGCCGGACATGGAACGCGCGTTCGAAACAGCCCGCTCCCTCACCTGA
- a CDS encoding endonuclease MutS2, whose protein sequence is MLNQSMALLGWSWIQRALAGQAMSSLTRSLLETESPANDFETARTRLNETAEMVALFDEVESLPLRAFSDLDPALISVRERLLVEADDCLHIAESLRLVRDLKRYLGKRESVPHLAPYASQLEPVPELIREIERCIDDDGEIKDDASPELKQAVRDAARARDNLESTMSRLMSGSYKDILQDSYYTERDGRLVLPVRADAKGRLEGIVHDTSASGQTVFMEPTQAVALNNQVKLARLAVQRERQRVLESLALQIREHADALMCNQQQLVALDGIHARARLARHMDAHPYAFHENGPLTLHRARNPELVLNGTRVVANDITWNPDTRIVIISGPNTGGKTVTLKTVGLMALMARCGLFLPVGPRSEMRFFPEVYADIGDEQNIELSLSTFSGHIKKIIHILERAASGALILLDELGIATDPQEGAALAEAILLEMKARNFTTMVSTHFLALKTLAQTQEGFLNACMEFDLDKMAPTYRLVFGVPGDSAALETAQRLGLPLKTIEHARRIYAEKDRRAEALLQDLNRQKLDLENEKERIARDRETIDTLKREQQRLTDALRAQEKDYTRTKAKRIQNYVHEAKREIRHLIDGVRKSRDLPKLRKTEKQLRQLGHTPLSQTGPDRNGWDVPPDQLKEGDEILVEDYNACGVLLESPEQKDRVRVRLGNLVTVVETKRLKGHIRGTPAAAKNKKTETVKIQTESQSHPRGTLDLRGMRVEEAQEALELFLSQAVVNKLPKVTVIHGHGMGKIKTMVRDYLATSGIGKDFAPGERHEGGDGATIVTF, encoded by the coding sequence ATGCTGAACCAGTCAATGGCCCTGCTGGGCTGGAGTTGGATTCAGCGGGCGCTCGCCGGGCAGGCGATGTCCTCCCTCACGCGCTCTTTGCTCGAAACCGAATCGCCCGCGAACGATTTCGAAACCGCGCGAACGCGCCTCAACGAAACCGCGGAGATGGTGGCGCTGTTCGACGAGGTGGAATCGCTTCCGCTTCGTGCCTTCTCCGATCTCGATCCCGCTCTCATTTCCGTACGCGAGCGTTTGCTGGTGGAGGCGGACGACTGCCTGCACATTGCGGAATCCCTGCGTCTGGTGCGGGATCTCAAACGTTATCTCGGCAAACGCGAATCGGTACCGCACCTTGCGCCCTACGCATCCCAACTGGAGCCGGTGCCGGAACTCATCCGTGAGATCGAGCGGTGCATCGACGACGACGGCGAGATCAAAGACGACGCCTCGCCGGAGTTGAAGCAAGCCGTGCGCGATGCGGCGCGCGCCCGCGACAACCTGGAATCGACGATGAGCAGGCTGATGTCCGGCTCCTACAAGGACATTTTGCAGGACTCGTATTATACCGAGCGCGATGGCCGGCTGGTTCTGCCGGTGCGCGCGGATGCAAAAGGTCGGCTGGAGGGCATCGTGCACGACACCTCCGCCAGCGGCCAGACGGTGTTCATGGAACCGACGCAGGCGGTGGCGCTCAACAACCAGGTGAAGCTCGCGCGCCTTGCGGTGCAACGCGAACGCCAGCGCGTGCTGGAATCGCTGGCGCTGCAGATCAGGGAACACGCTGACGCGTTGATGTGCAATCAACAGCAGTTGGTGGCGCTGGACGGCATCCACGCCCGCGCCCGCCTCGCCCGGCACATGGACGCGCACCCCTACGCGTTTCATGAAAATGGCCCCCTCACCCTGCATCGCGCACGCAACCCGGAACTGGTGTTGAATGGCACGCGGGTGGTGGCCAACGACATCACGTGGAACCCGGACACGCGCATCGTCATTATTTCCGGACCCAACACCGGCGGCAAAACCGTGACGCTCAAGACCGTGGGTCTGATGGCGTTGATGGCGCGGTGCGGCCTGTTTTTGCCCGTCGGCCCGCGCTCCGAGATGCGCTTTTTCCCGGAAGTGTACGCCGACATCGGCGACGAACAGAACATCGAGCTCAGCCTGTCCACCTTCTCCGGCCACATCAAAAAAATCATCCACATTCTGGAACGGGCGGCGTCGGGCGCGTTGATCCTCCTCGACGAGTTGGGCATCGCCACCGATCCGCAGGAAGGCGCGGCCTTGGCGGAAGCGATCCTGCTGGAGATGAAGGCGCGCAATTTCACGACGATGGTGTCCACGCACTTCCTCGCACTCAAGACGCTGGCGCAGACGCAGGAAGGGTTTCTGAACGCCTGCATGGAGTTCGATCTCGATAAGATGGCGCCGACCTATCGCCTCGTTTTCGGCGTACCGGGCGACAGCGCGGCGCTGGAAACGGCGCAACGGCTCGGCCTGCCGCTAAAAACCATCGAACACGCCCGCAGAATTTACGCGGAAAAAGACCGCCGCGCGGAAGCACTCCTGCAGGACCTCAACCGGCAGAAACTCGACCTTGAAAACGAAAAGGAACGCATCGCCCGCGACCGGGAAACCATCGACACCCTGAAACGCGAACAACAGCGGTTGACCGACGCCCTGCGTGCGCAGGAAAAGGACTACACCCGAACCAAGGCGAAGCGCATCCAGAATTACGTGCACGAAGCGAAGCGGGAGATCCGCCACCTGATCGACGGTGTCCGGAAAAGCCGTGATCTGCCGAAACTGCGCAAGACGGAAAAACAACTGCGGCAACTCGGTCACACGCCGCTGTCGCAGACCGGTCCCGATCGCAATGGATGGGACGTGCCGCCGGACCAGTTGAAAGAGGGCGATGAAATTCTGGTCGAGGACTACAACGCCTGCGGCGTGCTCCTCGAAAGCCCGGAACAGAAAGACCGCGTGCGCGTGCGCCTGGGCAACCTCGTTACGGTGGTGGAAACCAAGCGGCTGAAAGGCCACATCCGCGGCACACCCGCCGCCGCGAAAAACAAAAAAACCGAAACCGTGAAAATCCAAACCGAGTCGCAGTCGCATCCGCGCGGCACGCTGGATTTGCGCGGCATGCGCGTGGAGGAAGCACAGGAAGCGCTGGAGTTGTTCCTGAGCCAGGCGGTGGTCAACAAACTGCCCAAGGTGACGGTGATTCACGGCCACGGCATGGGCAAGATCAAAACGATGGTCCGCGACTACCTGGCGACGAGTGGCATCGGCAAGGACTTCGCTCCTGGCGAGCGCCACGAAGGCGGCGACGGAGCAACCATCGTCACATTTTAG